GGAAGCCTTGTAGAGCCGAGTTCTGTCGCTTACAACGCAGTAATTGAGAGGGGAGGAGGTATCCGACCTGGAGATAATGTGGTCGTTTTTGGGGGAGGGCCAATTGGGCTTGCTGCCTGTGCCATTCTCAAAAGAGCAGGTGGAGCCAGGGTTATTCTTTCTGAGCCTTCAGAAGTGCGACGCAAAATGGCTCAGGAACTGGGTGCTGATGTGACCATTAACCCCCTTAAAGAAGACCTGGTTGAAAAAGTTCTTGATTACACTCAGGGCATGGGAGCTAAACTCTACCTTGAAGCTACCGGCGTTCCGCAAATAATCTGGAAAGACCTTGAGGCTCTGATCTGGAAAGCAAGGGGTATTAACTCTACTGTGGCCATTGTGGCTCGTGCGGATGTCAATGTGCCTATGACGCCCGAGGTTTTCCAAGTCAAGAGAGCTCAGATTGTTGGAGCTCAGGGTCATTCCGGACACGGAACTTTTCCCCGCGTGATCTCTCTCATGGCTTCTGGCATGGACATGACCAAAATTATCTCTAAGAAAATATCCCTGGACGAAGTTCCCGAATACTTGACCCGTCTACAGACGGACAAAGAACTTGTGAAAGTTACCGCGGTGAATTCTTAAGCCGAGAAAGGAGCGTTTGAGTTATGAAGGATAAGTGGTTGACCACGGAACACCCCGCCATTGTTTTCGAAGATAACGAGGTTGGTCGCTTAAAAAAGCAAATCTGGGATGCTACTGAAGAAGAAATCGACGCTATTCTCAGGGAATACGAGATTCCTTCTCCTTCGGAATTGGGTAAGGCCGGTACCTACATCCAAAACACCCCCCGACATATAGTCATTGAGAAACGTAAAAAGAACGACATCGTTTTTGTTCCCATTGGTTGTACCGAAAACCACGGCCCTCACGCAAACAGCGGTTTGGATACTTTCATGGTAACCCAAATCCTCGAAGGTGTGCGGCGCTACACGGCCAAGCAGGGAAGAGAGGTCAGCTTGGCTTTTCCACCTCTTAACTATGGTGGTCATCCCTATCATCACCTGGGTATGCCGGGTACCATTGTTATGCCCAAGGAAGTGGTGGAAGAGACTGTTATTTACACCATGTTGGGGCTCTGGAATGACGGTTTTCGGAAGATAATTTTGGTGAATAACCATGGGCATCTCTGGATGCTGGAGTCGGCTATTCAGGAGTTCATGAAACGCTTCCAATTGCCAGGGATTTTCATGGTGCTTGACTGGCATCGTGCGGTAAGAGAGTTTTTCTATCCTGCGGGCCGTCCTGATAGCATGGAGACCAACTTTGTCCATGCTGATGAAGCGGAAACCTCCGTTGCTCTTCTTCTTTTCCCGGAAATGATTGATATGAGCGTAGTTCAGGATGCAGAAGGTGAAAGTTTCCTTCCTGAAGGTCACTTTGATAAGTCTGTTGAGCCTTTCAGAAGACCTCACCGCTGGTCAGAAGGCGAAGGCCATGCTGCCATTGAACGAGCTGCAACTCCCATAGGAGTGGTGGGCAAACCCAGCCTTGGTGATCCCCGCAAGGCTAAAAGACCCATTGCTGCTATTTTGAAGTATCTCACTTTGACTGTGGATCATATCTTGGCTGCCTTCCCGCCAGGTACCGTACCACCGGTTGAGAAGGTTACCCTGCGCACTGAAAAAGAAATGGAACCTTTCCTCAAAGAACCAGGAAGCCCTGGTTGGAAATCAGTGTATGAACTCCCCTACATCGGGGTTTTCCATAAGCTGTAAGAAGAAAAGAGCTGTTGCATTTCACTTAGTTTTTCGTAGGGGTGGAGTGTAGCAGCTCTTGATTGAATCAAAAAGGTTTTGGGGGGTGATGATGGTTTTAGCAAGTGGAGTAGAGAGGTTATTTGGCGTCATTTAAGCCTGAACAGGAAAATTTTTGAAAGGAGGTATATCGCATGCGTTTCCGTATATTGGGTATGGTCTTAACAATTGCTTTGGTAATGGTGTTTTTGTTGAGTAGCTCAGTTTTTGCTGCTGGCGAGAAGATCGTTATTGGAGTGTTAACTTCTACTTTTTCGGATAAATGGTTGAGCTATCTTCACGATGCCATGCGGCAGAAAGCGGAGGAATTGGGTGTTGAGCTGGTTATGACTGATGGTAGAGACGATGTTGCTACTCAGCTGGCAAATCTAGAAAATCTCATTGCGCGCAGAGTCGATGCGATAGTGGCTTGTATGGTTGATGTTACTGCTGCGCAACCTTTTGTTCAGCGTTGTCGAGAAGCTGGTATTCCACTGGTTGGGGTAAATAGGCCTTTTGAGGGATGCGATGTATATATAGGTGGTGATTCTTTGCAGTCTGGTGTTGTCCAAATGGAAGAAGTAGCTCGGATGCTTAATTATAGAGGCAAAATTGGTATTTTGATGGGTGTTTTAGGTCATGAAGCTCAAATTAAGAGAACCCAGGGAAACGAAATGGTTGTTGCTAAGTATCCGGATATGGAAATTGTAGTCAAAGATACCGGAAATTGGGATAGGGCTAAGGGTATGGAAATCGCAGAAAACTGGATTCAGTCTGGTATCGAACTTGATGCTATTGTTTCTAACAACGACGAAATGGCTATTGGGGCTATTCGTGCTTTGGAAGCGGCGGGTAAGCTTGATAAAGTGATTGTGGCGGGTATTGATGCTACTCCTGATGCGCTCAAATATGTTAAGGAAGGAAAGCTCAAGGTCACTGTTTTCCAGGATCCCTTTAAGCAGGGTGGAGGTGCTGTTGAAGCGGCTGTGAAGCTTGTTAGAGGAGAACCGGTAGAAAGCAAATTAATACCGTATGAATTGGTTACAGCTAAAAACGTTGACCAGTATATCAAGCTTTGGGCAGACGCAGGCTGGACCATTGAGTAAGTAGTTACCAGAGGAGCTTCCAAAAGGAAGCTCCTCTGGTTTTTGAAGGGGAGGGAATGGATTTGTCAGAATATGTTTTGGAAATGGTTAACATCTCCAAAAGTTTCCCCGGTGTTAGAGCCTTAAATAAAGTTGATTTTCGAGTAAAAAAAGGGACGATTCACGCTCTTGTAGGAGAAAATGGGGCTGGTAAGTCCACTTTGATGAAGATTCTTATTGGCATGTATCGCCCAGATGAAGGAGAAATCATATTTGATGGAAAAAAGTTTTTACACCTTGATGTTGCAGAAGCGTTAAGGTTGGGCATTTCTATGGTGCATCAGGAATTAACGCCTATACCCTACATGACTGTTGCAGAAAACATAGGCTTGGG
This portion of the Thermatribacter velox genome encodes:
- the iolM gene encoding scyllo-inosose 3-dehydrogenase gives rise to the protein MKAVRLHAKWDPRSDFKLGNKDIEGKVSWLGSKVWRYPEAKVEELPEPKIKRPSEVLIKVRACGICGSDVHMAQSDENGYILYPGLTGFPAVLGHEFSGEVVEAGPEAINRRNNQPFTPGEPVTAEEMLWCGYCRHCADGYPNHCENLHELGFDVDGAFAEYIVVDAKYLWSLRELEGVYSEEKLFLAGSLVEPSSVAYNAVIERGGGIRPGDNVVVFGGGPIGLAACAILKRAGGARVILSEPSEVRRKMAQELGADVTINPLKEDLVEKVLDYTQGMGAKLYLEATGVPQIIWKDLEALIWKARGINSTVAIVARADVNVPMTPEVFQVKRAQIVGAQGHSGHGTFPRVISLMASGMDMTKIISKKISLDEVPEYLTRLQTDKELVKVTAVNS
- the iolN gene encoding 3-dehydro-scyllo-inosose hydrolase produces the protein MKDKWLTTEHPAIVFEDNEVGRLKKQIWDATEEEIDAILREYEIPSPSELGKAGTYIQNTPRHIVIEKRKKNDIVFVPIGCTENHGPHANSGLDTFMVTQILEGVRRYTAKQGREVSLAFPPLNYGGHPYHHLGMPGTIVMPKEVVEETVIYTMLGLWNDGFRKIILVNNHGHLWMLESAIQEFMKRFQLPGIFMVLDWHRAVREFFYPAGRPDSMETNFVHADEAETSVALLLFPEMIDMSVVQDAEGESFLPEGHFDKSVEPFRRPHRWSEGEGHAAIERAATPIGVVGKPSLGDPRKAKRPIAAILKYLTLTVDHILAAFPPGTVPPVEKVTLRTEKEMEPFLKEPGSPGWKSVYELPYIGVFHKL
- a CDS encoding sugar ABC transporter substrate-binding protein; the protein is MRFRILGMVLTIALVMVFLLSSSVFAAGEKIVIGVLTSTFSDKWLSYLHDAMRQKAEELGVELVMTDGRDDVATQLANLENLIARRVDAIVACMVDVTAAQPFVQRCREAGIPLVGVNRPFEGCDVYIGGDSLQSGVVQMEEVARMLNYRGKIGILMGVLGHEAQIKRTQGNEMVVAKYPDMEIVVKDTGNWDRAKGMEIAENWIQSGIELDAIVSNNDEMAIGAIRALEAAGKLDKVIVAGIDATPDALKYVKEGKLKVTVFQDPFKQGGGAVEAAVKLVRGEPVESKLIPYELVTAKNVDQYIKLWADAGWTIE